The Plasmodium yoelii strain 17X genome assembly, chromosome: 4 genome has a window encoding:
- a CDS encoding CDGSH iron-sulfur domain-containing protein, putative → MKDPLEYLEHINFNTNKFPQYNHLVESCPSENEKEKIIRVCRCWQSAKFPYCDDTHKVFIENGDNVGPFVAKLVSYKLSEDERLKREKYNEKYIKIDKKIGANQYSALNKKLNYTRFMNFNTYTFNNNKFKKSMLFSFGILASALLYDQKEKLKYFLQINKKVIKDIEIKRDHVEI, encoded by the exons atgaaAGACCCTTTAGAATATCTTGAACACATAAACTTTAATACAAACAAGTTTCCTCAGTACAATCAT ctAGTAGAAAGTTGTCCTTCTGAAAAtgagaaagaaaaaattatacgAGTTTGTCGATGTTGGCAATCAGCAAAATTTCCATATTGTGATGATACACATAAG GTTTTCATAGAAAATGGAGATAATGTGGGGCCATTCGTTGCTAAACTCGTTAGTTATAAATTAAGTGAAGATGAAAGattaaaaagagaaaaatataatgaaaaatatattaagatagataaaaaaataggagCAAATCAATACTCCGCTTTAAACAAGAAATTAAACTATACCCGCTTCATGAATTTTAACACATAtacatttaataataataaatttaaaaaatcaatGTTATTTTCATTTGGTATATTAGCATCGGCTTTATTATATGATCAAAAAGAGAAGTTAAAGTACTTTTtgcaaattaataaaaaggtAATTAAGGATATAGAAATTAAAAGAGATCATGTTGAAATATGA